In one Alphaproteobacteria bacterium genomic region, the following are encoded:
- a CDS encoding SRPBCC domain-containing protein → MKIEQSFVVEAPADRVWSLIRDPEIMVSCVPGCDAIEQVDDTTYKADVTVSVGPIKATFNLIIEIVEEMPPVFVKTHSRGEEGSRASMVKSVNEMRLTSLSAGETEIAYAADVEISGRLGRYGAGMMKKIATKLAAKFEDSFRQLAEESEPVTG, encoded by the coding sequence ATGAAGATCGAACAATCCTTTGTCGTTGAGGCGCCCGCCGACCGGGTCTGGTCGTTGATCCGTGATCCGGAGATCATGGTCAGTTGCGTGCCCGGTTGCGATGCCATCGAGCAGGTGGATGACACGACCTACAAGGCCGACGTCACCGTGTCGGTCGGCCCGATCAAGGCGACCTTCAACCTGATCATAGAGATTGTGGAAGAAATGCCCCCGGTCTTCGTAAAGACCCATTCGCGCGGCGAGGAAGGGTCACGGGCAAGCATGGTCAAGTCGGTCAATGAGATGCGGCTGACGAGCCTGTCCGCAGGCGAGACGGAGATCGCCTATGCGGCGGATGTCGAGATCAGCGGCCGTCTCGGTCGCTACGGGGCCGGCATGATGAAGAAGATCGCCACCAAGCTGGCAGCGAAATTCGAAGATTCCTTCCGCCAGCTGGCGGAGGAATCCGAACCGGTCACGGGGTAA
- a CDS encoding xanthine dehydrogenase family protein subunit M, giving the protein MGEARFQKPTTVEEAVALLVAAGEGGRPISGGATLVAMMNARLVEPESLVSLRAIEELRDLKVNADGSVRIGAMRRHRETAFESDLSGGHRVLSAAASQIANPPVRNMGTLGGSISFADPAADYPPALVAANAEVEIAGPDGRRLVPAEAFFLGWYETALEDGDIVTAVILPPQPDGAVGHYEKLCRVAGDFALASVAIVLARGGDGALTHLRLAVGGCGGGPVRSEAAEAMLIGSVPTAERIAAFAERLVEELDPVDDVRGSAEYRMQVAPRLIAKAFDEILSDVEQVK; this is encoded by the coding sequence ATGGGCGAGGCGCGATTCCAGAAACCCACCACCGTCGAGGAAGCGGTTGCGCTGCTTGTTGCCGCTGGGGAAGGCGGCCGTCCGATTTCCGGCGGTGCGACATTGGTTGCGATGATGAATGCGCGACTGGTGGAGCCGGAAAGTCTGGTCAGTCTGCGCGCGATCGAGGAATTGCGTGATCTGAAGGTCAATGCCGATGGGTCGGTGCGGATCGGCGCCATGCGGCGTCATCGCGAAACAGCTTTCGAATCGGACCTGTCGGGCGGTCACAGGGTGCTATCTGCGGCCGCGTCCCAGATCGCAAATCCGCCGGTTCGCAATATGGGGACCCTGGGCGGGTCCATCTCCTTCGCCGATCCCGCAGCGGACTATCCGCCAGCGCTGGTCGCGGCGAACGCCGAAGTCGAGATTGCAGGTCCCGACGGGCGCCGCCTGGTTCCGGCGGAGGCGTTCTTTCTCGGTTGGTATGAAACCGCTTTGGAGGACGGGGATATCGTGACGGCGGTCATTCTGCCACCCCAGCCCGATGGGGCCGTCGGCCATTACGAGAAACTGTGTCGTGTGGCGGGGGACTTTGCGCTGGCATCGGTCGCTATCGTGCTTGCCCGAGGCGGGGACGGCGCCTTGACGCATCTGCGGCTGGCCGTCGGCGGCTGCGGCGGTGGGCCGGTGCGCAGCGAGGCGGCGGAGGCGATGCTGATCGGCAGTGTCCCGACGGCTGAACGCATCGCCGCGTTTGCGGAACGCCTCGTGGAGGAGCTCGATCCCGTCGATGACGTCCGGGGCAGCGCCGAGTATCGGATGCAGGTCGCCCCCCGGCTGATTGCCAAGGCCTTCGACGAGATCCTTTCAGATGTGGAGCAAGTGAAATGA
- a CDS encoding alpha/beta hydrolase gives MRPEDYPAQEPFSAIGERYHAEVLRLGAEVAGSDVSLGDDPYQSVAVYQAEKPAGPVLCLIHGGGWTNGYKEWMAFMAPALTTRGITVVSFGYRLAPDHVYPTQFEDCAKAVAWTWRNIAYFGGDPEQIHVAGHSAGGHLSALLALRTDWQGACEVPTNVIKSALPISGTYLFGDASGLSMRPRFLGDPELGNEGPASPVTHIRPDAPPFLVAFGSKDFPHLITQAQNFAEQLAAAGVRTETLELEDCDHLGASYASGEPDGTWVRAAVAHTRNLMPTTTGITG, from the coding sequence ATGCGGCCTGAGGACTATCCGGCACAGGAACCCTTCTCGGCCATCGGCGAACGCTATCACGCGGAGGTGCTGCGTCTTGGTGCCGAGGTTGCGGGAAGTGATGTCTCCCTTGGCGACGACCCGTATCAGTCCGTCGCTGTCTATCAGGCCGAAAAGCCTGCGGGACCCGTCCTTTGCCTGATTCATGGCGGCGGCTGGACCAATGGTTACAAGGAATGGATGGCCTTTATGGCGCCCGCCCTGACGACCCGAGGCATCACGGTTGTCTCCTTTGGCTATCGGCTGGCCCCGGATCATGTGTATCCGACCCAGTTCGAGGACTGCGCGAAGGCGGTTGCCTGGACCTGGCGGAACATTGCCTATTTTGGCGGCGACCCTGAACAGATCCATGTGGCGGGGCATTCGGCCGGGGGCCATCTATCCGCCCTGCTGGCACTTCGCACGGACTGGCAAGGCGCATGCGAAGTCCCGACAAATGTCATCAAGTCGGCCCTGCCGATATCCGGGACCTATCTTTTCGGTGATGCGTCGGGACTTTCCATGCGCCCGCGCTTCCTGGGAGACCCCGAACTGGGCAACGAGGGACCGGCCTCGCCGGTCACGCATATCCGTCCGGACGCACCGCCATTCCTGGTGGCCTTCGGATCGAAGGACTTCCCGCATCTGATCACGCAGGCCCAAAACTTTGCGGAACAATTGGCCGCGGCCGGCGTTCGGACCGAGACGCTGGAACTCGAAGACTGCGACCACCTGGGGGCCAGCTATGCCTCGGGCGAACCCGACGGCACCTGGGTCAGAGCCGCCGTTGCCCATACTCGAAATCTCATGCCAACAACGACCGGGATAACCGGCTGA
- a CDS encoding (2Fe-2S)-binding protein encodes MTSARQDVSMTVNGTAREVSCDGTTTLLTTLRETLALTGAKRGCNQGVCGACTVLVDGRPVRSCLTLAANLDGSEVTTVEGLAPRGELTRVQESLLRQNAVQCGFCTSGIVMTAHDFLQRNPSTDPDAVRTALSGNICRCSGYRSIVDAVIDAAMGEAE; translated from the coding sequence ATGACAAGCGCCCGCCAGGATGTCTCCATGACCGTGAACGGAACGGCGCGTGAGGTCTCGTGCGACGGGACGACAACGCTGCTTACCACCCTGCGCGAAACGCTTGCACTGACCGGGGCGAAGCGAGGCTGCAATCAGGGCGTCTGCGGGGCCTGTACCGTGCTGGTCGACGGTCGCCCGGTGCGGTCCTGCCTGACTCTCGCCGCCAATCTGGACGGATCGGAGGTGACGACCGTGGAGGGGTTGGCACCGCGTGGAGAGCTGACGCGGGTGCAGGAAAGCCTGCTGCGGCAGAACGCCGTGCAATGCGGTTTCTGTACATCGGGGATCGTCATGACAGCCCATGATTTTCTGCAGCGGAATCCCAGCACCGATCCGGACGCGGTGCGAACGGCCCTTTCGGGCAATATCTGTCGCTGCTCCGGCTACCGTTCCATTGTCGATGCCGTGATCGATGCGGCCATGGGAGAGGCAGAATGA
- a CDS encoding TetR/AcrR family transcriptional regulator, which produces MVQVKKADVREAILDSAFELFSEKDYASTSLSQIAKRAGASTSNLYVYFPSKLDLLWAVLRPWLFRQIDQLELELQGIEDGRARVERILHVLWGEIPAADNNLAINLVQGVALSKPEDNYSRDLLLYLEQRLTVMLRDSLPEDRKGVLGDSDAFSHLAFMAFDGFVLTTRVKGRSKRLTEIVRITSDLLFGTCRTE; this is translated from the coding sequence ATGGTCCAAGTCAAGAAAGCGGATGTCCGGGAGGCGATACTCGACAGCGCCTTCGAACTGTTCTCCGAAAAGGACTACGCCTCGACGAGCCTGTCGCAGATCGCCAAGCGGGCCGGGGCGTCGACATCGAACCTGTATGTCTATTTTCCCTCGAAACTGGACTTGCTTTGGGCCGTCCTCAGACCCTGGCTGTTTCGCCAGATTGACCAGTTGGAGCTCGAGCTTCAGGGGATCGAGGATGGCCGCGCACGGGTCGAGCGAATCCTGCATGTCCTGTGGGGTGAAATTCCGGCGGCGGACAACAATCTGGCGATCAACCTGGTCCAGGGGGTCGCGCTGTCGAAGCCGGAGGACAATTACAGCCGCGATCTGCTTCTGTATCTGGAACAACGACTGACCGTCATGCTGCGCGACAGCCTACCGGAGGACCGCAAGGGGGTCCTGGGAGACTCGGACGCCTTCTCCCATCTCGCCTTCATGGCCTTCGACGGTTTCGTCCTGACCACCCGGGTCAAGGGACGCTCCAAGCGCCTAACCGAAATCGTGCGGATCACGAGCGATCTGCTGTTCGGGACGTGTCGTACGGAGTGA
- a CDS encoding xanthine dehydrogenase family protein molybdopterin-binding subunit, producing the protein MSAVNPSGAVGANVTKLEIAEKLTGSAQYIADLSRPNMLHAAIVQSDVAHARITGYDLTAAQAVPGVAAVLTGEDFPDGRMGAFIKDEHAIAKGKIRYFGEPVAVVAAESEGAARMAAKLVVVHYDELPAILSPEAGLAEGAAVVHEDLEDYLKVFPAVCSGNMASYTELSEGDIDAGFAEADVIVEGEYETAPQAHLAIEPVGALAEIDSQGRVTLWSANQSVFRVQANVCESLQMPMSKLRCLTPRIGGGFGNKMEPHIQPLVVRLTQVTGRPVKLILSREEDFECVRARHPFKVRCRTGAKKDGTLVAREMEVLLDCGAFGDDSPGVLGYSLLMARGPYRIPNAKCHGKLVYTNKMRFGAYRGFGNPQVSFAGEQQIDEIAARLGMDPLDLREKNLIQPGDPWFGGGKVASNGLADCIAAARKDSNWDSRHDRPAPKGKRRGTGVALGAHISGLLGTGAIVRVLEDGSVVLNTGAVDIGQGSDTVLVQICAEALKMPVEKISLASPDTDGSPYNWGTTASRVTYTTGRAVVGAAGEVEKQLKQHASQMLECAVEDLELRPGGSVGVTGSDKEVSFHEISLRAHWAAGGPIVGHNTLVFDQPTVDPKRAVAKGLPFPQIGVYSFICTIVDTLTDEVSGKTEVDEVWCAVDVGRAINPSMVVGQMDGGFVQGMGFALSEEMVWDGPKLANPTLLDYKVPTSLDSPYRMHTTIVDAPEPDGPFGAKGAGEIGLVPVPAAIANAIADAIGNRLNSLPMKPEKIFRAMLEDCDAA; encoded by the coding sequence ATGAGCGCGGTGAACCCTTCCGGCGCCGTCGGTGCCAATGTCACGAAGCTGGAAATCGCAGAGAAACTGACAGGCTCGGCGCAATACATCGCCGATCTCAGCCGTCCGAACATGCTGCATGCCGCCATCGTACAGAGCGACGTCGCCCATGCCCGGATCACAGGCTACGACCTGACGGCGGCGCAAGCTGTGCCAGGGGTGGCCGCCGTGCTGACCGGCGAAGACTTCCCTGACGGTCGGATGGGCGCGTTCATCAAGGACGAACACGCCATTGCCAAGGGCAAGATCCGGTATTTCGGGGAACCTGTCGCGGTCGTGGCGGCCGAGTCCGAAGGGGCGGCTCGCATGGCTGCCAAGCTTGTTGTCGTACATTACGATGAATTGCCCGCCATTCTGTCTCCCGAAGCCGGGCTGGCGGAGGGCGCGGCCGTCGTCCACGAAGATCTGGAAGACTATCTGAAGGTCTTCCCGGCGGTCTGTTCCGGTAACATGGCATCCTACACGGAGCTGAGCGAGGGCGACATTGATGCCGGCTTTGCGGAAGCCGACGTTATCGTCGAGGGCGAATACGAGACTGCGCCGCAGGCGCATCTCGCCATCGAGCCGGTCGGTGCGCTTGCCGAGATCGACAGCCAGGGGCGGGTGACCCTGTGGTCAGCCAATCAGTCCGTCTTCCGGGTTCAGGCCAATGTCTGCGAAAGTCTGCAAATGCCGATGAGCAAGCTGCGCTGCCTGACGCCGCGGATCGGCGGCGGCTTCGGCAACAAGATGGAGCCGCATATTCAGCCGCTCGTGGTGCGCCTGACCCAGGTGACCGGTCGCCCGGTGAAACTGATCCTGAGCCGGGAGGAGGATTTCGAATGCGTGCGCGCCCGCCATCCGTTCAAGGTTCGCTGTCGGACCGGCGCGAAGAAGGACGGGACGCTGGTCGCCCGGGAGATGGAGGTGTTGCTGGATTGCGGTGCGTTCGGTGACGATAGTCCGGGTGTCCTGGGATACAGCCTGCTGATGGCGCGGGGACCCTATCGCATTCCGAATGCCAAATGCCACGGCAAGCTGGTCTATACCAACAAGATGCGGTTCGGGGCCTATCGCGGTTTCGGCAATCCCCAGGTTTCGTTCGCCGGCGAACAGCAGATCGACGAGATCGCTGCCAGGCTCGGCATGGATCCGCTGGATCTGAGGGAAAAGAACCTGATTCAGCCCGGTGACCCCTGGTTCGGGGGGGGCAAGGTGGCGTCCAACGGGCTTGCGGATTGCATCGCCGCCGCGCGCAAGGACTCGAACTGGGATTCCCGGCATGACCGTCCGGCCCCGAAAGGGAAGCGGCGCGGCACCGGTGTTGCCCTGGGGGCCCATATTTCGGGGCTGTTGGGAACCGGTGCAATCGTGCGTGTGCTTGAGGATGGATCGGTCGTTCTGAATACCGGCGCGGTCGATATCGGGCAGGGATCGGATACGGTTCTGGTCCAGATCTGCGCCGAAGCGCTGAAGATGCCGGTTGAGAAGATCAGCCTGGCCAGCCCGGATACGGACGGGTCCCCCTACAATTGGGGCACGACCGCCAGTCGGGTGACCTATACGACCGGTCGCGCCGTCGTCGGCGCCGCAGGAGAGGTCGAGAAACAACTGAAGCAGCATGCGTCCCAGATGCTGGAATGCGCTGTGGAGGACCTGGAATTGCGTCCCGGCGGTTCCGTCGGTGTCACCGGATCCGACAAGGAAGTGAGTTTCCATGAGATCTCGCTGCGTGCCCACTGGGCCGCCGGCGGGCCGATTGTCGGGCACAACACGCTGGTCTTCGACCAGCCCACCGTCGATCCGAAACGGGCCGTGGCGAAGGGCCTGCCCTTCCCGCAGATCGGGGTCTACAGTTTCATCTGTACCATCGTCGACACCCTGACCGATGAAGTCAGCGGCAAGACGGAAGTCGATGAGGTCTGGTGTGCGGTCGATGTCGGCCGGGCCATCAACCCGTCCATGGTGGTCGGTCAGATGGATGGCGGCTTTGTCCAGGGCATGGGCTTTGCGCTATCCGAGGAAATGGTTTGGGACGGCCCGAAACTCGCCAATCCCACACTGCTGGATTACAAGGTCCCGACATCGCTGGATTCGCCCTATCGCATGCATACGACCATTGTCGATGCGCCGGAACCGGACGGACCGTTCGGGGCAAAGGGGGCCGGCGAGATCGGGCTGGTGCCGGTCCCGGCCGCCATCGCGAATGCCATCGCCGATGCAATCGGAAACCGCCTGAACAGTCTGCCGATGAAGCCGGAAAAGATCTTCCGCGCCATGCTGGAGGACTGCGATGCGGCCTGA